The following coding sequences lie in one Alicyclobacillus curvatus genomic window:
- a CDS encoding glycoside hydrolase family 43 protein, producing the protein MAKIMNPILRGFNPDPSILRVGDEYYIATSTFEWFPGVQIHHSKDLVHWELLTHALTRQSQLDMLGNPDSGGIWAPCLSFSDGTFYLIFTDVKSHMGPFRDTHNYLVTATGIEGPWSDPVFLNSSGFDPSLFHDDDGRKWLVNMLRDYRKGRNPFGGIVMQEYSVADRRLVGPIYNIFKGTHLGLTEAPHLYKHDGTYYLMVAEGGTRFQHAVTVARSPSLFDPFVPDPAGPLLTAADDETLVLQRAGHGSIVQTQTGEWYMAYLCGRPLLPSMCCTLGRETALQRVEWTADGWLRLVGGGHHPKVEVKAPGLPEYPFSSEPVTCHFDGEQLNIHWNTLREPLAEKWASLRARPGFLRLTGRESLNSLHRQSMIARRQQAFVVEVETVVEFSPDSYQQMAGLIYYYNTKNYYYLYVSHDEELGKSLNIIATHHGVYEDVLTSPVSIEGHQQVHLGMRISGERLQFLYSFDGSRWMTIGLVQDASKISDEYVESPRNGVKMDAGFTGAFVGICVQDLSGQKKYADFDYFTYRELERTNEQ; encoded by the coding sequence GTGGCGAAAATTATGAATCCAATCCTCCGGGGGTTCAATCCCGACCCATCCATTCTTCGCGTCGGCGACGAGTACTATATCGCGACATCCACATTTGAGTGGTTCCCCGGTGTGCAAATCCACCATTCGAAAGACTTGGTTCACTGGGAGCTGCTCACGCATGCACTGACACGCCAGAGTCAACTCGATATGCTGGGCAATCCAGACTCCGGCGGCATTTGGGCCCCGTGTCTCAGTTTCTCTGACGGGACTTTCTACCTCATCTTTACAGATGTAAAGTCGCACATGGGGCCATTTCGAGATACCCACAATTACCTCGTCACAGCGACAGGCATCGAAGGCCCATGGTCGGACCCTGTCTTTCTGAATAGCAGTGGATTCGATCCGTCGCTGTTCCACGATGACGATGGTCGCAAGTGGCTTGTCAACATGCTTCGTGACTATCGAAAGGGCAGGAATCCGTTCGGCGGCATTGTCATGCAAGAATACTCTGTGGCAGACAGACGCCTCGTCGGTCCGATTTACAATATCTTTAAGGGCACTCATCTTGGTCTGACGGAAGCACCCCACCTCTACAAACATGACGGGACCTATTACCTAATGGTGGCTGAGGGCGGCACGCGATTCCAACACGCGGTTACAGTTGCACGCTCTCCTTCGCTGTTCGATCCGTTTGTTCCTGACCCCGCCGGCCCGTTGTTGACCGCAGCGGATGACGAAACGCTTGTCTTGCAGCGTGCGGGGCATGGGAGCATCGTTCAAACGCAAACCGGTGAGTGGTATATGGCCTATTTGTGCGGTCGCCCGCTCTTACCATCAATGTGTTGCACATTGGGCAGGGAGACGGCCTTGCAGCGAGTTGAGTGGACAGCAGATGGCTGGTTGCGTTTAGTGGGGGGCGGGCATCATCCCAAAGTAGAAGTGAAAGCTCCGGGCCTCCCGGAGTATCCATTTTCCAGCGAACCGGTGACTTGCCATTTTGATGGAGAACAGCTCAACATTCACTGGAACACGCTGCGTGAACCTTTGGCCGAAAAGTGGGCATCGCTTCGGGCGCGTCCTGGTTTTCTCCGATTGACGGGGCGGGAATCCCTGAACTCACTGCACCGGCAAAGCATGATTGCACGCAGACAGCAGGCCTTCGTTGTAGAAGTGGAAACGGTCGTGGAGTTTTCTCCGGACAGCTATCAACAGATGGCCGGACTGATTTACTATTACAACACCAAAAACTACTACTATCTTTACGTCAGCCACGACGAAGAGCTCGGGAAAAGCCTCAACATTATCGCGACACATCACGGTGTGTACGAGGATGTCCTCACAAGTCCGGTGTCGATTGAGGGCCACCAGCAGGTCCACTTGGGCATGCGCATCTCCGGGGAGAGACTGCAGTTTTTGTACTCCTTCGACGGAAGCAGGTGGATGACCATCGGATTGGTTCAGGATGCAAGCAAAATTTCTGATGAATACGTGGAGTCGCCGCGAAATGGTGTCAAGATGGATGCTGGCTTCACCGGGGCCTTTGTCGGAATATGCGTACAAGACCTCAGTGGTCAGAAAAAGTACGCCGACTTCGACTACTTCACTTACCGCGAGCTCGAGAGGACGAATGAACAATGA